The window AAATTGATAGTATGCGGTCTTTCGATGGGCGGATATATTATCTTGCGAGCATTAGAAAGAAAGCCTGAATTTTTTTCAAAGATAATTCTTTGCGACACAAGAACAGAAGCAGATTCCAATGAAGCAAAATTAAAACGAGTCGCAGGTATACAGAATATAAATGAGAATGGTGTGGATAAATTTCTAAAAGAATTTGCAACTAATACATTGTCTGAGCTAACAATCAAAGCCTATCCAAAACTTTATAAGAAAGCACTAAAAATCACAAAGGACAGAACAGAAAATAGCGTCAAATCATTCTTACTCGCAATGCAAGGAAGAACAGATACTACATCTGTTTTGAATCAAATTTCTGTTCCTACTTTAGTTCTCTGTGGGGAATTCGATACAATAACTCCTCCTGAGTCAATGGAAAAGTTATCTTCTCAAATTCCTTCGGCTGAATTTGTAAAAGTTCCCGAGGCAGGGCATATGGCTCCCTTTGAAAATCCCAAATTTGTAAATGAGAAGATTTTGGAATTTCTGAATAAATGAAATTAAGTTTGCGACTATCTTACTCCAATCATCTTCTAGTGGCTATTGTTTTTTTTCTGCTACTAGCGATAACTTCTGTTTATCCTCAAACTAATTTAGGTTTTAAGAAATCGCAGAAAGAGACGGTGGAAATAAATGAACTTGAAGTGTTCGCGGATAGGTTTTTCAAAGAAAAGAACTTGAATGCAAACCATGCGTTAGTTGTCTTAGTAAAAGATAAAAAAACTTTTTTTAAAACATACCCAGAGCATTCCCAATCTTTTTCGGAATTAACTCGTTTCAATTCAAAAGCATTTGATGAAATATTTACAGCTCTATCTTTATTGCAATTACAGGAAGCTGAAAAGATAAATCTTCGTGGTGACATTGCCAATTATAAATGGAAGTATGATCGAAATTTTAAACAGAACATTCTAATTGAAAATTTATTAACACATACATCAGGAATACAAGAAAATATAATTTATTCCAATCCAGAAAGAAAACGAGAGCCTGATTTTAATAAGAACACATCGCTCGTTCGATTTAGTGAGCCAAATGAATTTATTAGTTACAGCGCGGATGATTTGGTTATTCTTCATACAATATTACAGGATGCCGCGGGAAAGAGCAGGGAAGAATACATTCGAGAATCTATACTAGCAAAGTTAAATCTAGAAAATTCTGTTTTTGAAAATGCAGAGTTATTGGTAACTGGCAAAGATCTAGAAAAGATTATACCAATTTTTTTAAATGCAGAAGATTTAGCACTAAAAGGTATCCTTAAAAAAGAAACATGGAACGAAATCTTTCAAGAAAAATTACGTATGGAAGACAAACTACCTGGAACAGTCATTGGTTTTTTTGAACACTACGAGAATAATACTTGGGGCTATTCAAGAGTAAACGAAAGCAATGATCACACAGAGAAGTTTGTTTTTTTTCCTGATAAAAATTCCGCGATATATCTATATACTAATTCTTACAATCCAATCTTAAGAAGAGAAATTGTTTCTGAATTCTTAGATACTTTTTTCCCGGTAGAAAAAAAGAAAGTCAAACGCGATAAAAGTCCGGGTTATGATGAGTATCTGCAAAATTTTGAAGGCGAGTATGCTGCTGTTCAGATTTCTAAACATACAATCTCTAAGTTTAGAACTTATAACACTTCTATTCGTATTAAAAAAGAAAACAAAATGTTAATTTTAGAATCCGATAGAATGGATCCTTATGGAGACTTGGAAGGAAGATTGGAGTTTATAGAAATAGATCCATTTCTATTTCGCTGTCTGGATAGAGAAGCCTATATCTCTTTTAAAATGAATGAAGCGGGTAATGTAGAGTATTTGCTTTCAGGCTCTGGTCAACACGGGGCTTATCGAAAGTTGCCGCTTTTTGAAACAAAGACCTTTCATGAGAATCTAGGAATATTCTTTTTAAGCTTTTATTCTATTATGCTCTTGTTGTTGGTGGTAGAATTTCCCTATGCATTTGCTAAAAAAATTGCCTACGTTCCAAATCGAATGAGACGAAATGTGCATATTCTTCTTTGGTTAGAAACGATTCTCGGCCTAATTCTATTTGGTAGTTTTTATTTCTTTGTAGATCATTATAGGTTAATGGATACTCATGATTATATTCTACAACTGACTCCATATGATTATACCATCTTTAGTCTTCCGTTTGCCTTTATCCTCGGTATCAGCGCATTTACCTATTATGCGCTCAAGTCCCTCATCGAAAGAGGCTTACATCTATACCGACAAATTCAATCTGTATTGTTTTTACTAGTCTCTTTTGCTTTTATTTATTGGATGAGTTTCTGGAATTTACTCAGCTTTGGATTTTGAATCTTGGATAATTTTTTTAACTAGAAAAGATACTGTAAGCACAATAAACGAAGGAATCCATATCCAGATAAATTCTGAGGCTAATACAAGTATACCTGCTTCGGAGAAAAACCGTTTTCCAATAGGGGAGACTTGGATTGGGTGAAAGTCAAAAAAGAATCTTTCCGAAGAGAATGGACAATAAAGACAAACTCCAAGTCCTCCATTT is drawn from Leptospiraceae bacterium and contains these coding sequences:
- a CDS encoding alpha/beta hydrolase, whose protein sequence is MKQKLYKDGNKKNPAILFLHGFPFDHRMWKSQIEFLKNDYYCLSYDILEKWEKSKKTEPTPFEFLVDDLFAILEKEKLGKLIVCGLSMGGYIILRALERKPEFFSKIILCDTRTEADSNEAKLKRVAGIQNINENGVDKFLKEFATNTLSELTIKAYPKLYKKALKITKDRTENSVKSFLLAMQGRTDTTSVLNQISVPTLVLCGEFDTITPPESMEKLSSQIPSAEFVKVPEAGHMAPFENPKFVNEKILEFLNK
- a CDS encoding serine hydrolase, which produces MKLSLRLSYSNHLLVAIVFFLLLAITSVYPQTNLGFKKSQKETVEINELEVFADRFFKEKNLNANHALVVLVKDKKTFFKTYPEHSQSFSELTRFNSKAFDEIFTALSLLQLQEAEKINLRGDIANYKWKYDRNFKQNILIENLLTHTSGIQENIIYSNPERKREPDFNKNTSLVRFSEPNEFISYSADDLVILHTILQDAAGKSREEYIRESILAKLNLENSVFENAELLVTGKDLEKIIPIFLNAEDLALKGILKKETWNEIFQEKLRMEDKLPGTVIGFFEHYENNTWGYSRVNESNDHTEKFVFFPDKNSAIYLYTNSYNPILRREIVSEFLDTFFPVEKKKVKRDKSPGYDEYLQNFEGEYAAVQISKHTISKFRTYNTSIRIKKENKMLILESDRMDPYGDLEGRLEFIEIDPFLFRCLDREAYISFKMNEAGNVEYLLSGSGQHGAYRKLPLFETKTFHENLGIFFLSFYSIMLLLLVVEFPYAFAKKIAYVPNRMRRNVHILLWLETILGLILFGSFYFFVDHYRLMDTHDYILQLTPYDYTIFSLPFAFILGISAFTYYALKSLIERGLHLYRQIQSVLFLLVSFAFIYWMSFWNLLSFGF